tatttttagattattatttaatatttattttttcaatcaaatacttaaaaaaattatatttcaatttagtATCTATCATTAGTCTCATTctcttaaataatgatatgACATATAGAATattatatcattaaattttattatcactctatcacatcataatttcaaattatgaaGGTACTTCtttcttattaataatattaatattaatatttaatatttattaataaaatcaaaacaCCTTAATGTCTATCCCAATCCATTTCATGTTTTTAAAAGTGTGTTGATATCTTCAAtactataaataaagaaaatataatattatggtgtacattttttttctattttattcctaaaattatatttttattttttttatttctatgactATTCTCTTTGACCAATCCACATTTCACTCATATCCTAAAAATTatccaataatatttttatttttcaaaaaatttagaaagaCACGAAATATCTTTTTTCCTACTTGATATCGTGACATGGAATCATCTTTTCAGTTGACGAATTTGGTTATGTTTTAAAGATTATCTATATActtattataacatttttttcacaaacacacgtcttttatacttttatttatatatttattataaaaacaatatttttcgaTTATTAGTTAAATCAATATTAAAAGTATCAATAGTCCAGTATAATTCCCTGTATAGTAGAAAACAATCAccaaaagttttagaaatacGTACAAGAAcctatttgatttttttccctCGTAGTGCGTGAAAGtacatatttatagtttgaaaatttaagtttgatttgcTTTACTTTATAAATTCAGCTTCCAGAggcaactatattttttattctatttcaaATTGAGTTTTAAGTTATAATTAAAGCAAAAATCAATTTGTAATTAGaccaatacaaaattaaataataagtattttcaattttactttTCGAATGTATGTTAAAGTCTCTCAACTAAAAACCAAACACATCTTCtacttcattttctttctatataaaaactatagtttttgttcttcttatATTCTGTGTCCTCTTGGAGGCATCACGCCCAAAAGATTTTGTTGTTTTGGGTCAAATGTGTCATGCTAAGtccttaaattatttatgacaatttaaaatcacaaaaaataacaattgagaAAGGAAACCAAAGACATTGAATAATAAGCACATATTgacttctcttctcttttttttattgtgaaagGAAACAAAAGACAAAATCACAACGCCATCAAGCATACTAAAGAGACATCTCTAGCATAAGTTGTCACTAGAGAATCTAAAATAAGCAATCATTGGCAGAGAACTGTGAAATCTTGATGACCCATATTAGTCAAGTGATCAACACACTAGTTTTCTTCCCGAAGAACATGCTAGATAGAGGTAGACCAATGATTATCTCGGAGCTTCTTCCTAATTTCCAAAACCAAAGAAGCCGAAAACGATGATTGAAACTGTTGTGTCTGAATGATTTGAACAACAATCGTTGAGTCCATATAAAAAATGGCTTGTTTGATGTTCAGACTCTTAGCTACATGGATACCAAGTTTTGGGCCCCAAACTTTAGCCCACAATGAGTTGCATGTACCTAACTTGAATAAAAACACTTGACCACATTGTCATGGTGGTCTCTTTGATAGGGAATTATCCAAGGAataagagtttgacttggatgGACTCAACATGAATGGACCAACCACTTGAGCAAGGAGTAAGAGATCTCAAGAAAAGTTTAATGGGAGACTAAATTCTCACAtggaggaaagaaaataagaagttaagcctataaattttagtcaatttttagaataagatttattttcgtttttaattatatttcagGCCTATTTTTGGACTTGTAATGAGTTGCTAcctttttattgtcatttttaagtgttttaattattcaattagTTATTGGACCTTCTACCTAATTTAGAATTATTAGTAAAATCTATAAATAGACTCCTTAAATACTTTGTTGATAGTTTTTCATGAAATTTCATATTAGACACAGGTAGGAAAGTGTTTCTTTTGGTTCTTGTGTAAAACCTTGAGTTCttattaaagaattttattctTTGTGGCGAATCATTCTCAACTTATCAATATTTAAGATTATGGCGTTATTCTTTCCATCTccttttttaatttcagttttttctttttattttttccaattttagaGAGTCTCAAATAGGTTCCCCAGTTTGTTAATGCTAAAAATTGGATTCGCAAATTAGGATTCTCTCAATTGGTATACGCAAATGGCACAATGATTATGGGATTGGTAAGACCCACCAACATTTATCTTAAACTAGTTCGCGGGAGGTGTTGTCCAACTACTAGGAATTTCTTGCTTATGAGAGTAAATcctagaagtaaaaaaaatgaaatctctATAGATGAAATTTTCCTATGCCATGACTTGATGATAAAGACCTAAAGGTAAGTTTGATTGGTTTGAGAAGATCAATTTGTTTCTATCACTCTAAATATAGTACACTACTACCCCAAGAATAGGAGGACCAAGCTATAACATCCATAATTCatgtatattaataataatatataaaatagagaCCTTTTTATGGGATAGTCTTTGTATTTAATGGTAAAAGGAGACATTTTTAGCATTGTTAATGATAATTACCTCGTATTAGGAATTGATGAAAATAAGATAACAGGACCCAAATCAGGAGTTGAGGCCCAAGATGGACCAAGGTACACccccttcccccccccccccccccccacacacacacataggaGAAAGGAtagttagagagagaaagaaaaggagaagaggaaaaaggagaaggacaaagatctTGATGCCTAGTTCCCATAACTCATTTCCATGTGTTCCTAGAGGTGagtgcttccttttttcccCTTCCCTTAAGTATTTCAGTGATCCTTCCTTTTTCCATTTTTCACACTATCCATAGGGTTTAGAGACGATGATGATTTTGAGTTATTTTGCTTAGATAAGGAGTTTTATGTTGGGGTTTAGCGTTAGGAAACATTAAGGATGATTATTTGTGTGTTATTGTGAGTTTGGTAGCCTCATAAATTGTGTTGGAAGCTTGGATTCACAAGTTGCTGAAAACACAGTTTGGCTAAGCAACAATTTGTGACTAAGCCAAATTTTAGGCCAAAAAGAAGTCTATAAAAATTTGGCAAAGCAATAGTTTATGGCTAAGAGAAACTTGTGGCAGAAATGAAATCTAGAGAAATTTGACTAGGCGATAGTTTGTGACTAAGCCAAATTTGTGGCATAATAAAAGTCTTAAGAAATTTGGCTTAAACCGAAATTTGTTGCTAAGCCAGAATTTAAACATAATGTTTTTACCTTGAGTACTTTTTTTAGAGTTTCCAAACCGATTCCAAATGGGCATATAATTGTTTTATGAACTATATAGAAGGAGTAAAGTTACTTTTATGAGgattattcttttgttttggatATTACCTTTCAAAGATGAATGTAGATAATTATGAATGctataaatattgaaataaatgtAGTAGAATTATCTATAAGATAAGTACTTTATTGTTGAGATGATTGGATGATTATTGAAATGTTATATCTTGAGAAGAAAAACTTGAATGAATTATCTAAATGTAGTATGTTGTCGATGAGATGATTATATGTATGACGTGAGTGTAGACTTAATGTTGGAATCAACCTTAGATATATTGAATgagttgttattgttgttgttgtcattgGTACATGTGTGTACACAAAAATGTACTCATGTTGTCGTTAGTACACAATGGGTGCACAAAAATGTATTGTTGTAGCCACTAGTACACGGTAGGCGCACAAAAATGTACTATTATCATTGGTATATGGTGTGTGCACAATTGGTGCATAGACATATGAGTATACTCGTAAGTCGAGGTGTTAGATGGGTTTTTAACCTAGTGTTGGAGGTTTCGTGGTGGTTAATAGGAATGAACCTATAGAATAGATGAGTGGGCAAATCTCATAGATGTATGATCTTGCAAACCTGCAAAGGTTAGCCCATATCCACACTTGTCTATATCCAATAAAACCACACTTCCTCCATAGGGTCGGCCTAAAAGACTCCCTAAATATTGTGTTGAAAATTTGTGGAGTATAGTCAGTGTTGAGGTTTAAGTTTGAGGTGACCTAGTTGGCTGCTAGTGTATGTCAGTTGTGATGACAATGACCTAGTTGGTTGTTGGTGTGTGACAGTTGTGATGTTTGAGTCTGATTAGAAATTTGAGGATTGATTGTTATATATGTGATTATGTTGATAACAATATGTCAGTTGTTGATGATGTTATTTAAGTCAGATGTTATgatgaattttgatgattggATGATGATGAAAACTTTGATAGTTGATGTATGAATTCACATGGTGATTTTTGGTGATTGATATTTAATGTTATGGTTCGCTAGTATATATTGATGTATATGTATAAGATGACTTTTTATGAAATGAGTTGGGTTATAAATTGTTGGTTTTtatatgccttttttttttaagtatatcaaccctagttttatttgttctttCCTTGATTGGAATTTGCTTATGCTATGCGTATGGATGAGTCTAACTTAGGGTTATTATGCAATTGACTTGTAGAAAGGAAATATGCTTAATAGAGAGGTGATATGAGTCATAATTGTGTAGTTAGAAAAAAGAAGAGGTCATGCATATTTTCCAACCAATGAAATAATGAAGTGAGATTATAGTgagctgtaaaaaaaaaacaaaatgatgttGATGTGTCATATGACACTAGTGGCCTTAAAGTTAGCCAAAGTGATTAACTTTAGGTACCTAACTAAAGTTTAAGGTATGGTCCAATGAGATGGATATGATAATGATTGATGGGATAATAATTGTGAGATAAAGTgcttgagaaaagaaaaggagaagcCATGAAAGTTAAGAAAATGATGTCTAAAATGAAGAGTCAATCTAAAGTCCTTAGAGCACTCACAACCTAAAGTCCttagttttcatgttttttttacagGTTAACAGATGGATACCTCATGGGAGAAGCTTGGAGTTTGGAGCTACTTGCTTGGAGGAAGATTAAAGTAGTTTTGTAACTCTCAATGTATGGGAACTTGGTTCATCTTGTATGTACCTTGCTTCTGTTTTGTAAGGCATATAAGTGTTAATAACTTTGTTTTAAACTTGTTTATGTTATACATGTTTTAGTGTCTACACAATTAACTTTGACACTCTTATGTTCTAAGTTTACAAACTTTAGTAATATAAGAAGGGAAAAGGTAACATTTTTTAGGGTGTTACACAAGCAACACTATTTGTATGAACGTCCTGGATAGCAAGGTCAAAATGTAACCAATCATGCATACCAAGAGTAAAAATCTTTTCCCAATTACTAGGTGGGATAAAGGATGACCAAAACTCTCTGACCTTATCCCAGTTACACATAGTATGCCTGATGAACTATGGTTGGAGTGGGTAACGCAAACAAATATTCATGGAGACCATACGACTATATTTCCTTTTTGTATTAGTAAGAAGACGACCATGCGCCAATTTCCAAAGGAATACCCCATTCTTTAAGGGTCACTCCATCTCCAAACCATATGAACACatgtttgaagaatttgaacCAAGTTGAACCTCTCATGAAAGAAAATCATAAGCTACTTTTAAGGAGAATAAGCCTAAGAAGAATTATGCCATATAGGCTTGTCTTCAGTACGCGGAGAAGGTGAGGAAATAACACTAATCTTGGAAATCAAGTTTGGTGGAAAGATATTTTGAAGAATCTCCAATCTTCAATTTGTCTTAATAGCACAAGTGAATTCttttatataacaataatatcATCATGAATCCTGAAATCCAAATATCAAtccaaaagagagaaaacaagtttagaaaataaaaaatttggtgAAGTATAGAGgcgacaaaataattaaatattttttaaaatatattcttataaaattaacaatatgtttttattattaaaaatcccattaaaaacatattaacatcacaatacattattaaaaatattttttaatttgttaactaTTAACACACcgtttaaaatttttgttatgtATGATCAAGAATTGAAGACTCGAGTTGCGAAGTGGGCGTAACGGGATCCCTCTCGTCAAAGGAAGAGTCCACAAACATTACTACAATTACAAGGTCCACCGGCCTTCGCTGTGTTGgtccacacatatatatagagcaGAAAGTTAAGGTGTTGTTGGCGTCGCTTCAGTTTTCAAAGTGTGACACTTCCAAGAACCAAAAAAGACGCCAAGTCGTCCGTTCCAGTGGTAGTAATGGATGCACTGAATCCTTCTTCTTCCGGCGCTTCTCTGTTCCTCGCCAATCTTCCCTCTCGCGGCCTCTTCTCTTCCACCGTCGTTTCGTCCAATCCGGTACTGCAATTTCCATTTATCTCTTATCTTTTTCCGATTTCCGATTTTGAACATACCTACATTCATTGCGCTGCTTTCGATCTGTGTACTTTTGGAATGTTTTCCCTGCTTTTTTGCATGTACTCGCGAAACTAAGCGATTTGTTGTTTTAGGTTTTTTGTGTTAATCATCTGTGGATGGTTTTGTGTTTGTATCGTTTTCTTGCTTTTAGTTTGTGGAACTGCAAGATCACTTTGCTTGTTTTTAGTAGGGCAAAGTACTAGGAGAGATTGAAAGAACCGAAGTTTATTTTAAGGGATTCTTGTGGAATTTCAATACAGGCTTGttgataatgttaaaatttgtgGTGTGTTTGTGATTTATTTCACCGTGACAAAATTACTAGTTTACCTCAAAGAGAATTCGAGTTTTATATTAGATAGTTTAAAGGATCTTATTTTCGTCCTTAATTAGCATTTGTTCTATCTTGTCTTCCTTGTTGAGTAGTAGGCAATAACAAAGTAAAAGGTAATGTCTGATGTAAACTTGAGTAAGTAGGCAATGTATGATATGAAGTTTTCCATAAGCACTTAAATGAACTTGAGTTAATCAACTTATGTACTTCAACTTTCAGAGAAGTTAGATGAGAgagtttttataaaacttagTGCATAAGTTATTTTAACTTACAAGAGAAactcaattcattttaccttcttattttctttcccttAGTGTTAGTGCTTATGgagaagtttattcaaacaTGGCCATATGACAGAATAGCTACTTAGCTATCCCTACTTTCTTCGTTGTACATGCTTTTTTTATGTTGAGTTGTAATGTTGTGGTGATTTTTTCTTTTGCCATAGAAAATTAGATTCCCTCCAATTGGTGGGACTTAGGATACCTGCTGCTGTAAAATTGAagtttatcttttaatattttcatgagGTTATTAGTTATATGAGACATTATGTTTGAATTTGACCTTTTGACTGCAGGGTGGGATGCGGGTCTACGTATGCGATCATGATACCTCACCACCAGGTCTTCTCATTCTTTACCTTGTAGTATTTCAACATGCTGTTGCAACTTGTAAAGCGTATTGTAACagtttcaaatatttatattagctTGCCCCCAAGCCGAGACTTTagggaagaaacaaacaaaatattttatccatGTAGAAACTTTCTCTTCCCTAGAAACACCTGTAAgctaaataatatattagtatAATGTGTTGTTTAGTCACAATTTTCCTTATCATCACTATAGTTATTAAGAATGGATCTTTTTCATCCATATGGGACATTTTACTTTTCCAGATTGAAATggtatttgtataaatataatttaatcttagaGGCTTGTCCACTGACTGCAACTTTATAACGAAATAGTTTATATGTGAACATGTGAGTTCATTATGTATTGGCATGCTAGTGTTTAGCGTATTTATTGCCACTTACCTTTGATTTGGTAGTCTTAATTTAGAGAATTCttacattataaaatttaggtTTGAAAAATGCTGCCAACTTTTGAAGCATGCTTAGAGCTTTATCATCTTTGTTTCCCCAGCAGTGTATATTATGACATTGTAATTGAATTTCCATTCCTCTATTATGCTTTGTAGAAATTATGGTATCATTTAATATTGATGGATAAAAGTTCCTGCAATCCTCTTGGTCATAATGTCATAATATATACTCATCCTATAGATTTTATCTAtctctttattgtttttttaaatagataattgttgtaaaatagaaattttgactCCCTTGTTACTTGTTTATGCAGAAGGTCAACATATTAAGACAAACCAACAAAACATACTGATTAGATCACTCACCCTCAAGAAACAAAGGGGTGATTCCAGCTCAAAGGATGGATCTGATGGTTCAAGAAAGAGGTATTGTTCACACCTTTTATGGAAGAGTGATATTTCAAGTGTATGATATGAATCATATGATCCATTTACAAAATTCCCAATCATTTTttggcattttctttcttttggtgaAAACTTATGAGATAATTTTCTCTTACAGCTTGGTTACTTGTGAATAAGATATGGCATCTGTCTCTCAttcgttatatttttttatcttggcCCATTTTTATTAAGCCCTATCTCATCAAACTTTTTATCAGGAATGCTGAAAAGGGTTTGGAAAGAGCATCAgccaagaaaacaaataaccaAATAAATTCCAGACAAGGTGGGTTCTTATGAGTTATAATCATTATAATGTGTTAGCATCGGGTGAAATCTGAAATAAAGATTTTTGTCATGAAATTCTTACACCTATATATGCATACATCCTTTTGTTTATGATAAAAATGTTCATTTTTTCTTGCGATTACTAGTTCAACTTCCTAATTCTCAAGTGGGTCCAGCATTACTCATATCTCACGGCTACTTTTTGAAGACTCTGATACATGTTCAGACATGCACATTGACCTCATTTTAAGTACATTAATAAACGTAtttctgtcattttttttttttgtaaatatggaTTGAATAGACGAAAAATTCATGTTTGGTAATTTGTATTGAGTTCTATAAGGCATGTATTTATTAGTAGTTTAtaaaaagatgcaagagaacacGGGAATGTGAGGATGTTCTCAAATGATTGTGTAAGGTCATTTGATAACTTGCTTTTAGGTTCTATGTCCTCAAAGTGCACATTGCATCCCAAACTCTAGGAGTGTTTTGACTGATATGTACCAAATCATGTTTGGTACAGTGTATCAAGCTGTGTTCTTGAAAGGAAATTTAATTATCAGTAGTCtaggaaaaatttaaaatagaaccATGGTCTGGTCATTGGTGCTGTGTATGTCCTtgtgaattcaaatttaaaattttctcggGGAAGACTTTTGTGTTTGAAGAATATAGAAGTCAGATTTCAGCTTGCTGGTTTATACTTTGAGCTTAACCTTCGGAATATAGAAGTCAGATTTCCATGCACAACATCATATTCTTTTCCTTTACTATATGTTTTGCATCCTAGAGATGCCTGTTTTTGTGATAGAAATTCTTATCAAAGTGGAGTTTTCACGTTTAATTGATTCATATAATTAAGAGTCACTAGTTGAATCTAATGAGAGGCAAGAACAACGacatttaatattaaaactCTTTATAAGGCCAACGAACTTTCAGCTTGCTTTGCATGGCATGATTTTTCATGACTTTGATGTGGTGGATGTATTGGAGGTTCAATGCTCTAGCAGGGCTACCTATCCCCTTCTCTTTACGCATGCTTGCACCTCTAATATACCCACCACTTATGCACCTCTAATATACCCACCACTTATCCACCCACAAGGAGAGACTAATAAAGAATAATGTAAACAAGACAAGTTAAGTTGCCTCTTGAGCTTAACTCAGGTGATTTTGAACTTGTGATAGGTAAGGATTTGAGTTgagttcatatgttcaagccATAGCAATGGTTCCTAATTTTGGAAGAGACTTGGTAGGCTGGATTTGTTTTATTCCACTATATATCAATTTtgtcttattataattttaaatcatgcAGAGGGATCAAACAGTCAAACAACCACTAGGGACTTCCACAACCTGACTGTAGAGAGGCTTCGTGCTCTTTTGAAATCTAAAGGTCTTTCAACCAAAGGAAAGAAGGCAAGTATTTCTACAGTTTTAACATACATGCATACAAAAGTTGCATTGAAATAGAATATAGATAACAGGCATTTGGAAGAGACCGCTCACTAATTTGCTTGATGGTATTTTGTTTACTGGTCGCCCACATATGTCCCAATGTAATGGTTGCCAACTGGTATATTATGATCAATGATTGATGTTTGTCAAAGTCCTTACTTTCTCACGTTATcatcatttgtattttttggGTGTTTGCTGTTCTAATGcgtgaaataaaatcttcagGAGGAGCTTATTACTCGTCTAAAAGATGCAACTGGTTAAGCGTAGCATGGTGGAAGGAATACTCTGTTCATTAAGCATCCAAATGTAAGAGTAGCTAGTGTTTAATGTAACTTAGGATCTGGAACTCTAATATATATAAACCCAGTGCAAATTACAGTTACAGTTGAATATTATCGTTTTGGTGCTACTGTTTCATGACAATCagcattaattatgttttttggtGCGTGAATTATAGAGGGCAACGGTGGCTTTCAAGTAATATTTACGATCCACAGTtgcatattttcctttttctatccCATCTCTTGTTAAGTTAGACATGTAAATAGGTTCTATGGTGACCTTCAGTGTCTGTATTTtcttgcattaatcattgtgtTAAGATTTGTACCAACATCAATTGTGCCATTGCATTTTTAACGCATGCATTCACGCCTTTAAAGGGTTTTACTTTTTAGCGGAGGCCGAAACTATTGGGGAATGCCATTACATTTTTAACGCAGTCATTTAAAAATaggtctcttttatttttatttatttatcaaacacTGTCTATAAAGAGGCAGCTAAAATTTACGACAATTTTGcggattttaataaatttcaactaacaaTGATGCAACTGAAAGAGTTTGTTAACattcttttgaaagaaaatctATATGATAATTGTGTCTCCTTGGCAAACATTATTAAATAAGTCTTACAAAATTTTATGAGTGACTGACTATAAAGAGAGAACCACAATTTTCGTACAATtgtgatttatttaataaattttagttaataataattttattgaaagaGCGTGTAATAATGTTTAAAAACAATCTGTTAGCTTTTGTTTGTCAAAATTCctctcaataaaattatttattaaaatcacaaaattatacGAAAATTCCTTGGCAGAAATTTGTTAGAtgttattaaaaatcacaaacatTAATAAATCTCAAACTCATAATGAAAGGAACCATTAATAAATCAGAAGTGTTAACTCTCCCTTGACAGAGAAAATCTATaatgatttattaataatttacagaaaaaaaagttaagaataaaatagaaaatcagaagtataaataattataaattaaaatttatttcctttaatgattataaataaaattaataaaagtaaattcctttttttctgttaagattaatgataatttacagtttctattttatttacacTTCTGATTTTCtattattatcaataaaaatcacaaacaTTAATAAATCAGTAGTGTTAAATCTCCCTTGACATAGAAAATCTATAATGAAAGGAACCATTTTCATATTGGATTAATAGCAAAACTTtagatgtttatttttttttcaagattataattataattataattatattgaaagaaaaaagtggaagtgctattattttgataatttagatTAGTCCAAGATTATAATCTTAACaggaaaaaaaggaattttgacaaacaaaagttaacattatttttaataacttttgattttctattttattctaaACAATTGATTAATGTAAATACTAAATTATTACAAATAGTTTCATACTCCTattgctttatatatatataaaaatattttaaccaattcaaataaaattggtAAGCTTAAAATTACTTTCCACATTCATTTATACTTTCTTACTGTTGACTGTTGAGTGACAAAATGATCAAGCACTTTTACAAAAGCATTTATCCTAACAGACATCTCAAAAAACGTGGCAATATGAAACACTCTAATAATTGTTAACTTGTTCATCTCCAAGCCATGAATTTGTTTTAGGGTACGTTTGTTTGCAGAAAAATAGTGAAATGGAGTGGGACTCAAACTTTTACACTCTACTTTGATTCAAAATATTCATCTCAATTCCCGAACGAACGGACCTTGTAGATTCAAACTATCAGATAGGCCGTGAAGAGCTTATGCCTTATAGTCTTTGATGCCCAGAGgagaacaaataaataataatatataatttaagtaaATACAGTAAAATGAAGCTTCCTGAAGTGCGGAGACATTAGTGTAATCCTTGCATTCTACATGCCTGGGAAAAAGGACAAGGTAGATATCTAATCCATCTCAAATATACCATTGTGAAGACTTGATGCTCTACATATATTGTTGTTCTTGGCTCATTTTACCAAACTAGAATGGGTGAGTAGAAGAGTGGATGAGAAACAATAGGTACAGATACAACAGTTGAGGGACTCCAAAAATGAGCCAGGGGCGATCAGAAAATTCTCGAGTCAACGTACTGTCAGTACTCTACTCCAAAACATAAATATGAAGGATGGAATAGAAACTTTAGCAATGTTGGGACAAGACCTTAAAGTGGTATCAGAAAACTAACCACCTCCACCACCCAAGTGAAAAACAATTACTATTTCACAATTATCTCTCAGATGTTTCCAGGAGCATCACTTCGAGCATTTTTTCGGGTCAGGTAGCGAACAACAGCATCCTCAACcctgaaaatattaataaaagaacaCAAACCAATTAGAAATAGTTTTTGAAATCTAATATATTTGAAGGCCTACATtacatcaaatgaataaaagatGCAAGACATCTTTGTCATATATTCTAGTTTTCCTCATATGTGCATTAGATAAGCTTTGAAAAATTTTGCTTGTATATTTATCAACTTTTGAGAATAAACACTAAATCTTTtgttatttatcaaaaaaattgtctaattattataattaaacaaaccaAAGCATCGGTCCTGATAAACCCCTTTATATCAACTACACCTACCCCTCAACccattctaaaaaaataggatttcgcgaaataagtttttaatattgaacaattcttcttaaaaaataattgtagaaATCATAACATTTATCTATCCAACCATAAGGAAGATCAGACGCTCCTCCCccgatattaaaaaaattatgatgaatCCTAAATCTCCAGTACTATACTATTGGATCTATATTAAATGCCAGACTACCTTTATTATCCCCAAATCAGACCTAAAATACACTAGTGTTATAAAATGGATTCCTCTGAAATGAGTTTGTATTTAAAGTAAGCAGGGGATGTATCTACTTTTTAATGTacttcaaatcaaatcaatggcCTATTCACCCTTGCTCATTTTGTAGGAAGCTTGTCAATTTCCTATCAGTAGTAGTTACCATCTAAGAAGCATGGAACAGACACTTAGCCTACAAAGTGCTGCGTTGCGTCTATAATCAGTGTCACACAGACACACTTTCTTTCTTAAACTGCCTGTTTCAAAAGTTGCCActctcttcattcttcaacTCTCAATTTTAGCAAGCAAATGAATACCAACATTAAGGTCATATGTCAACTGAAATATAAAGCAAATACTATTCATGCATGCCTCACAGGCTCACACCACAAATGAAAATAGCCAAATAGGTAAGTAG
This genomic interval from Glycine max cultivar Williams 82 chromosome 5, Glycine_max_v4.0, whole genome shotgun sequence contains the following:
- the LOC100306690 gene encoding DDA1 and SAP domain-containing protein; protein product: MDALNPSSSGASLFLANLPSRGLFSSTVVSSNPGGMRVYVCDHDTSPPEGQHIKTNQQNILIRSLTLKKQRGDSSSKDGSDGSRKRNAEKGLERASAKKTNNQINSRQEGSNSQTTTRDFHNLTVERLRALLKSKGLSTKGKKEELITRLKDATG